agggtaagtagaacctaattccaaattttcattcaattcggagttgaccctgaaaattacactccaaaacggtcatttactgggctactttGGACTGACATAATTATTTGCCAGGGTCAATccatagcccaataaatgaccgttttggagtgtaattttcaggggcaactccgaattgcatgaaaatttgtatttaggttttacttaccctctacttcagagttgaatttgtgccgttggttgcttttacttggggggtgacagtcaccccttctcggggggtgaaaaacgcgtgtttaaaataagcccggaaatgaataaattgacggattataagcaactttcgttctataaggttttttacgtaagtcaatatttttcgagttattcgcgattgacaATGTTGATTTTTCGAGAAAAAAACTGTGTTTTCAGatcgtttttcgcaaataactcaaaaactaaatattttatcgaaaataatTTTCTCAGCAAAAATGTAGCCCATAAAAAAACGAAACAAATGGTGTATAATTAGagtctataaattgagtaaaagcaaagttgtagctcatgaaaaatactttcttattcgtctaattccaaatcgaataattcaacgcgaaatcaccgaaaaattaagcacttttcgggaaaagattattaacatttttaaagtatctaaaaaagtaatatttgttttttttttacaaaagtttttagcatcaaaaataaacgagttacactgaaagaagttggcccttttttctggtaaaaaaaaatcgtaaacctccctctatttagcaccctaaataaaattaatcgttaccgcttcaccatTTGTTTTAACTGTATgggtattgtttatatgatctgtacgTTCGactggtttgaagtgcttatttataaaaaaatctggttttataattaaaaaaaattctaaaaatttttgaaaaatttccttttttcaaaataacttaaaaagtattagtgataagaaaaatcttaaggagtaaaaaaatgtaggttttgctattataaatatgctagtttcattttgtttttccgtaagacaaaaattggttaagatatggctgttcaaaatttgcatacactcgtgattattgacccGTTCAAGCCTTTTCAACTAtgacccttttaaaaataagcactttaaactggtgagactgacagatcatataaaaaatgtaaaagttaataaattgtttgtaaagcggtagcgattaatttcatttggggagctaaacacggggagattttcgtaatttttttaccaaaaaaaaagagggccaactttattttgagcatacctcgcttatttttaatgttagaaactttttataaacaatcaaaataaagctttttataaacgctttaaaaaaatgttaattggtttttcccgaaaagtgcttagtttttcggtgatttcaccttgaaatattcaatttgaaattagacgaataagaatatatttttcatcagctacaactttgtttttactcgattgatagactttactgatatagcattttttcagttttttatgagctacacttttgctaaggatatttttatcgattaaatatttactttttgagttatttaggaaaaaccgtctgaaaacgtagttttttgtcgaaaaataaatattttcaattgcaaataattcgaaaagtattgacttagataaaaaaactctataaaacaaaagttgcttacaatcagtcaatttatccattttcggtcTTATCTTAAACGtacgttttttcacccccgagaaggggtgactgtcacccccaagtaaaagcaaccaacggcacaatttcaactttgaagtgaagggtaagaacctaaatttaaattttcatgcaattcggagttgcccctgaaaattacacggtatcgccgtatttcccgttcatttactggactacaacgTAGTTAAAAATCTTACTTTTTTAAGTTGATCAAACCTTACTTTTTCTGAAATCAATGTACGTTGTGTTTATCGATGCTATTCTCATTTTGTCGACGACCACCTTATATTACAAAACAGAAATATTAAAACTTGTATTCAATTATGATTAGTGAGATTATTGATACACTTTGACCTAGGGTAAGATTATCTATTTGCTTTATTAGGATcacatatatttttaaaaataacatttaaaaacGTAAAGATAACAGTAATGCAGCCTATACAGGTGTAccaatttttagttttaattttgaCGTTAACAGTCACTTCAGGTGAGTAAATATCTATTctagtttatttaaataaatccTGTCCAAAAAGAAGTGTTCAGTTTctgtatttgttaaaaattagGAGATAGagttttatctaacaataaaatactgaaagAGTTTTGTGTTCATCACTTTTGTTCgatacaaaatttattataaattaatgtcactacagctgtttcggcagagtgcctttctcaagtggtGTGTTTATCTATAGTATGTATATTTGTCTGCACTTTAGAGCCTCTAACTGAATAGGttaaggagtggggagctgtttgtcttaTGTTGGTCATTGAGAATTATATATTATTATGCagtattaaatttattaatttccatagattctaataaagatatagacctggatcccgcgtaccaaaaaaaagttgattaatagcaagctgaaaatttgttaatagcttaacgctGTCTAGTCGGACctaactttgatgtacgggaacactggaacagtgaAAGTTATAATTGTGGAActgtttaaaaatttggaacgtcagatgacgaaaacgttccatgtattttgtcggacagaacttccaattgatttgttaccatttcattaaactttcatgcaaaaatcaggctggtGCTTATCACCatatgggcattttaatgagtggaacacgaagaacatgtcaaatgacaggaatcatgttggttcgtaatagcagtcttatttttggatgaaagtttaatgaaagggtaacaaatcaattggatgttctgtctgacaaaatacatgggactttTTCGTactctgacgttccaaatttttaaactgttccacaattaaaacttctcctgttccagtgttcccgtacatcaaagttggtccgactagacaaagttaagctattaacaaattttcatcttgctattaatcgactttttttggtacgcgggatccaggtctaatagcACAAAGCCTTAATTTTGAATATAAGTAATTtgatattagtccattctttcacggtttttgctgtaaattttaaagaaccgcttggattgacacgaaatttggcatacgcatagctaacatgtcatagaaaaaaagtgatatggtgccgatgtgtgcttttgccctgggggtgactttcaccccatctcgtgggtgaaaaaatatatgttcaagataagttcggaaatggataaactgactaattttaagcaacttttgttctatagagttttttcaccaaatcaatacttttccagttatttgcaagtaaatatgttcatttttctacaaaataaccacgtttttagacggtttttcgcaaataactcaaaacgtaagcattttgtcgaaaaaaatattcttagcaaaactatagcctataaaaaagtgaaaaaagtgGTGTATATAGTAGGtccctatacctagcaaaagcagagttatagctaatgaaacataggttcatattcgaaaaattccaaatagaataattcaatgtgaaatatccaaataatgaagaattcttggggaaaacacattacaacttttttagtttttaaaaattttttattttttataaaaaaatttctagcataaaatgtaagcaagttatgctcaaaataaagttaatcccttttgttttggcaaaaaaaaatcaggaagatcaccccccaattagcaacttaaacgaaattaaccgttaccgcttcacaagttactttacttatgttgtgtttatatgagctgtaagtttcatcgattcaaagtgcttattacttaaaaaaatttggttttaaactaaaattttaaaaattttaattttgaaaaaatgctttttttcaaaataacttataaaTTGTTACAGATACACTtagtcttaaacaataaaaaaaagtcggctttgcttttctgaatattttgtattttttcgtttttctttaagacaaaaattggtcaagatttggtgtttctaaatttgcatacactcgtgataagtgactcgtccaagcccttttaactacagctctttcaaaaataaggactttgaaccgatgaaacttacagatcgtatgatTAATACATACGTGAGTAAAAAACTTGTTAAgtgataacaattaagttcatttgaaatgctaataaggggtgattttcccgatttcttaacaaaaaaagggaccaactttattttgagcgtaatttgtttactttttatgctaaattttttttaaaaaacaaaaataagtgttttttaaacactttaaaaaagttaaaatgaattttccccaaaaagtgcttcgttatttggttatggcacgttaaaatatacgatttggaatttgacgaatatgaacctatttttcattagctataactctgcttctagtaaatacagtgacctaatatatacaccaagtttttcacttttttacgagctatatttttgataagaatttttttccactaaacacttactttttgagttatttgcgaaaaaccgtttgaaaacgtagttattttgtagaaaaattaacatattcactcgcaaataactcgaaaagtattaacttattgaaaaaactttatagatcaaaagtggcttagaattaggcattttatccatttccggacttatttcgaacagatatttttcacccccagaagggggtgaaactcacccctagggcaaaagcacacattggcacaatatcactttttttctttaacttgttagctatgtgtatggcatacttcatgtcaatccaagcagttctttaaaatttagaggttttgcaatattttaccttcaaAGAACGTACTAATAATACTGTTCATTAACAGAATGATTATCTAATAGGTGAAGTGCGTACCTATGAAGTGCGTAGGggagtccaagcggggatttttgcagttactcgagcgcgtcagattatcatattttatcaggagaaaccttgtaccctgtaaatgtacctctaccatatattggctcttaatacagcgGAGTTCGTTAAGTGGGGtccaaaaaaaaatctatccttagaaaaactggAAATCGTCAAATTAAGATAAGGCAGTGGTCGTCAAAGTACGGCTccggagccgcatgtggctccTTGTCTCCTTAGGTACGGCTCTGGCACAAATATCCACGGAAAGCGCAATACTATGTtcctttaaaaaaaattggtaggAAAAACATTACATCTTGTTCTAATAAATTAGCTTTTATCAAACTTACAAACTTTAGCATTTGTCAAAAATTCTCTTAATGCTTCAACAACTAAGTtgaaattttctccttttgaaattggcattaatagctttgaaataCAATTTCTGGATTTAAAAAACAAGGAGGTACGGCGCTCTAAATGCGAACGTCTTTgtgttgaattggaaatattggagaagaaaaaatagtcacAACACAAGGAGTGGTCTGCTTTGAATGACCTGGAgaagtagtctgggctgattatcggagaataggccatttttgggaaaagttatttaccagcaattttattactggaatcgaattataagatcctatatattaataatataggtatgcaaagtcctcagatagagtgctactttttttataaacaaaatggcgcacgaatatcgtgttttttttaattattgctctatacctccgaagattttaactttacaacaaaaacaccaaaataaaaattcaccgtaattaaattctgcatagagacgcgtttctcccgatctgctccgacgaaaattttcctcggaaaatgcggcttttcccaacaaaatctttaattttcaaataaagttttagataagtaattatctaccaataattaaataatttggtgacttaaaagcctttttggtttagattatagttacagaagctgatgaaaattaaacgaatattttagcaacaattcaattgttaattaataatttacggtcgcaataataaccaaaataattatgatacactgatcaagctttgaaatcttataaagatgagatgcctatttaatattttgtcgacaaaatatgaattttttatttttttgcataatctttaaatgtttaaaaaaaatagttataaacaaattaatgtttctcaaaaagtttttattatattataattttaaaaaatagctaaaatgcgcattttaaatatctttaaaataaatgctttaaaacttttttgcaaccatttgtaaaaaagttatgaaacagcaaagtaaacatacgatcaCTACTgcgtttataatattttttaattctttcaaagcgtagaagtgagtttaaagtacaagctaattatttacaaaaaaatatcgattatcagtttaatagttatattttaattaaagattataaatatatttttttgtaatttacacgcgcgaaagtagagtaacacagtactgtagcttaaatttttcactcggagcgacgaccggccgcgtgatgtacacttttaataaataatgcatgctgcgtgtcagtcgcttcgagtgaacattttagctccgactctgtatcaggcctacgtttgcgctaaaaattaaaaaaaagtatttttaatctttgattaaaatataaccattgcactaattttcgacattctttgtgagtaattaggttgtaccatagactaacttttaagctttgaaacaattaaaaaaaattataaacaacggagatttggtatatttattttgatgtttcataacttttttgcaaatggttggaaaatttttttaaagcattcattttcaagacctatgaaatacgcattttaagtatttttttaaattagaatataataaacaatttgtgagaaatcttaatttgtttataacaatttttttaagcaattaaatattatgcaaaaaaatgaaaaatttatattttgtcgacaaaatattaaataggcatcacacctttataatctttctaagtttgatcaatgtctcatgattattttggttgttattgcgactgtaaattgttaattaacaattgagttgttgctaaaatattcgttttattttcaccggcttctgaatttataatatataacaaaaaagcttttatttaaccaagctatataattattgataaataattactggcccaaaaaatttatttgaaaattcgagattttgttgggaaaacccacgttttccgaggaaaattttcgtcggagcaaatcgggaaaaacatgactCTGTGCataattaaattggggtgaatttttatttgagtgtttttggtgtaaagttaaaatcttcggagttatagggcaataattgaaaaaaatacgatttgtcggcgccattttgtttataaaaaaagtagcacactatatgcggactttgcatacctatattaataatacataggatcttgtaattcgattccagcaataaaattgctggtaaataacctttctttgtactttactaattagaccagcgtattataactattttttttttcaaaattgaaagattatgcaaaaaaaagaaaaatttatattttgtcaataaaatattaaataagcatctcatttttataatctttataagtttgatcaatgtatcatgattattttggttattattgcgatcgtaatttgttaattaacaattgaattgttgctaaaatattcgtttaattttcaccggcttctggaattacaatctataccaagaaagctttgatgttactaagttatttaattattgattaataattacttacctaaatctttatttgaaaattagagtttttgttaggaaaacccgcattttccgaggaaaattttcgtcggagcaaatcgtaaaaaacatatctctatgcagaatttaattgcgatgaatttttattaaggtgttttggttgtaaagttataatcttcggagttatagagctataattgaaaaaaatacgatttgccggcgccattttgtttataaaaaaagtagcacactatctgcggactttgcatacctatattattaatatatatgattttataattcgatttcagcaataaaattgctggtaaataacttttccatgaattttgctaattagcccagagtaaaggAAGATAATATGATCATTTTCAACGCTTGAAATAATATTCCTGATTCTTATGATCAGCTAGAAAAGCTAACGTTTGCTGTTCTTTGCCTTTTCGGTTCTACatatcaacatttaaaaaaaattggattttgcgccaacaattttttaaaaaatacagtgttgtaggaaataaaaccctacaaaacgaaagaaaatagaAGTTTCTACGATGATTAAAAACGAAGATATcgccaaaaaatgaaaaacactttttaattttttgggggttTATGGATGGGGCGAAGGGTTTAAACATTTTATTGGTCGAAAactttttgatgtatttacaacATGTGGttcttttatttttggaatatcgctgggagcatttttcactatcttaaccTACTGACCATTAGACCCTTTAGTTTTATTTAGCGTAATAAAAGTTTGCTGAACAAGCAGAtttggtttttttaattgttttaatgttCATATTTAGCTCTTTGGATTAAAAGTTTGCCGATCACtcagataaggtaagttaagtacatgcaaaggagtgtaaatttcaaaaatctgacgatctgagcaaatgggcgagtcacaaagtttcacgaaaaaaaaacgaatatttcgcgaaatgaacatcagatcgaaaaattgtaaaattacatatttaatatttttgaaaaatctatcaaatggcacCAATTACGACCTcccacgaaggtggggtgggggttactttaaaatcttaaatagaaacccctaatttttattgccgatttgcattctttacgtaaaaataagcaacttttattcgagacattttgtCGAATTATGGATAAACATCAACATCGGATAATCGGAAAAaataattgttggaaatggaaaattagcttaaaaaatggaaagttcccacttaatggaaaatttcacatttaagttttttttggttttagaacccactcttcacaacccaataggtccccaaagcgctcgaataactgcaaataatttagcatactttcctcccctattactacatagaatctgtttttctattattgaaatcCCTTCTGTGTTCTGCTCTGGGTTTTTCAAAGGTTCTGCCCGTTTGACTGATGTACGTTTTTGGATAGTCACCACTGTGCgttgtttttattaataaagtGGACTGTAGTTATGTACACTATATTTATTAGATTATTTTACATTAGTTTACAATGGTAAATCGGTAAAATTGCATGTATATGGACATGCTTTCTTTCTGTTTCTACTGTTTTCTTGTcaactaatttttacttaatGACAGCAAAAATGTCACAAATTAATAGCCATCAATTCAGTGTtgtccacttttccttgtattataaggagaagtagatggtatttaggtcctttAATTAGATgtccgaagtattctgtttttctcctctgtGTGATAGTTTCCTCATCATTTGGAGAACAtcttggaagtgtgcgaaacccacgatatctttaggattcgtcgatatcACCAAAATTCGAGTGATTCTAATTTATTTAGCATCGtgatttttaacgtccatgtctcacaaccatacaataatataGTAATATAGATGATAAAAAATCATCAACTGTACCTAATTGAGGTAAAACCATTTCAAGCTTATGTAGGTGCAGGTGTATCTTATAATAATATGTAACCCACGTATGTACATAAAAATTACCAATAAAATAAAGGTTCAGAAATATCTTGAGCAAATGACAGCCGAGATTGTTCGGTCATAGGACCATTCCTTTTTCATAATTATATCTTTGTTTCAGTTGTATCATTGCAATGTGTAAAGGCATTCTACGATCAAGACAATTATTACAAGATTTACTGTTTCAAAGAAAGCGAAGGAATTTCATCAATAAAATTATCAAATAATATAACAATCGAAAAAGTAAAATCTACCAATAACGAAGAGTGCTTCAAAATAATAAAACCGCAACAGATTATTCACGAAATAACTTGCATACAAAGACTTGAAGAAAGTTGCTTAGGTGATAATGAAGTTCATCCAACAAAATGGACGGAGGAGAGTAATATAACTACGTGCAAGAAGATCAGTTATGAGAACGAGTTATACAGAGGAATAAGAAACGGAAATCTAACAGTTATATTTGAAGAAGAAGTTTTTCGGCGACGATGTATGATTATTTATGTACCAAACATACAACCAAAAAGAGAGTAAATTTAATGACTGTAAAGTAATacaaatattttgtatattttggtttttattgcagattctcCTAGGTTGATActatttttctccatctatttccaTTTACTTATGGATTTTGCTCTtaattttaaagaatcgcttggcttgacatggaatttggcatacacatagctaacatgtcaaagaaaaaaagtgagatTGTTCGATATGTGCTTTTGTTCCGGCGTTAGTTTCACCCCTTTTCAGGAATGAAAAAGTATACGTTAAAAATAAGACCGAAAGTGAATGAACTGACTAATTCGAAACAAcctttttttactaagtcaatactttttgaggtattaGCGAGGGAATaccttcattttttaacaaaaaaacacgtttttattgttattaacggatattgattccgaaaatgttttgttgtgatacaaccctttttagggattttaaatataccttttacaacataataggtatttatgaaacagttcgtgaagtatgcttttttgcgaacgcacgcgtgtttagagcacgagcgacagcggagcgagtgctatacattgcgtaagtttgcaaaaagtacttcaggcacagtttcatacaatatttaatctacgataaacaaataaaaaaaactgtaacttttcgtcactggaattcatttcttttctacaatttttagacctttgacatttaaaaattctaacttctttcaaaccacaaaactgtcaacacttttgttgtaatttattgctcaaatgttatcaccatgacaacgcgagttaaggatatttgattataacgacagagatagctatacctACAGtacatgtctattcttaattcagatatacttggCAGTGTACGTCATTatcaagaaaagttaggttatacagggtgtttcattgggaaagtaacatacgttaactacagaaagaggacacttaggcggtctcaaaaataccatacttaatgggtcttactctattaataacaaaaatactgagtgttttatctattttgccattttcttaattggttcataacattttaaccacactgtatatttattttatatttggcacgcaaatatcgtttaaggtgtacaataaattaatttatttacaattgtaaaaaatccaggtccgcattaaaaaaaattggaaaaattttccaacccaaaaacaacaccctgtacattaaatttttttaaaatagatttttcagttgaaaagaggatgaaaaactaaatttagtggtatactttgaatttttggcaaaatgatttttctggtcaaattttgaatttaaattctcaaattatgtgaatttcgagagctctaagtagaaaaaaattgaaatacagcttacaacttgtcaaccgcactgtatattcattttatatttaacacgcgaatattcttttaggtgtccaatcaattaattaatttacaaataaaaaaatccaggtccggattacaccctgtatattaaatttttttaaaatggattttgcatttgaaaagaggatgaaaaaataaatttaatggtatactttgaattttcggcaaaataatttttctggtaaaattttga
The window above is part of the Diabrotica virgifera virgifera chromosome 2, PGI_DIABVI_V3a genome. Proteins encoded here:
- the LOC114349488 gene encoding uncharacterized protein LOC114349488 isoform X2 yields the protein MQPIQVYQFLVLILTLTVTSVVSLQCVKAFYDQDNYYKIYCFKESEGISSIKLSNNITIEKVKSTNNEECFKIIKPQQIIHEITCIQRLEESCLGDNEVHPTKWTEESNITTCKKISYENELYRGIRNGNLTVIFEEEVFRRRCMIIYVPNIQPKRE